A part of Nerophis lumbriciformis linkage group LG25, RoL_Nlum_v2.1, whole genome shotgun sequence genomic DNA contains:
- the plrg1 gene encoding pleiotropic regulator 1, with amino-acid sequence MTEDVQKHSVHTLVFRSLKRTHDMFVSDQAKSISLDDESHKLKMAVKLKADYNAVLHMPILKETKDRIPQTSISMQAQQSYTQPASDDPEYMITGTHAYPSGPGVALTATTKLHRNPSEAGVHSMALALPPSQASQDTSRTAASVSDIHRHAGTTERSRPPSSALSIMEGGGTRNNSLLRRAPTMPKPQWHPPWKLFRVISGHLGWVRSIAVEPGNQWFVTGSADRTIKIWDLASGKLKLSLTGHISTVRGVAVSKRSPYLFSCGEDKQVKCWDLEYNKVIRHYHGHLSAVYDLDLHPTIDVLVTCSRDSTARVWDIRSKANAHTLTGHTNTVATVRCQAAEPQIITGSHDSTIRLWDLIAGKTRATLTNHKKSVRTVVQHPRQYTFASGSADNIKQWMFPDGKFIQNLSGHNAIINTLAVNSDGVLVSGADNGTIHMWDWRTGYNFQRIHAAVQPGSLDSESGIFACLFDNSESRLITAEADKTIKVYKEDDTATEESHPINWKPDILKRKRF; translated from the exons ATGACTGAG GATGTCCAGAAGCACTCGGTCCACACTCTGGTCTTTAGGTCGCTCAAGAGGACTCACGACATGTTTGTGTCCGACCAAGCGAAGTCCATCTCGTTGGACGATGAAAG TCACAAGCTGAAGATGGCCGTGAAGCTGAAAGCAGATTATAATGCAGTTCTACACATGCCGATCTTGAAGGAAACCAAGGACAGAATCCCTCAGACTTCTATCAGCATGCAAGCCCAGCAGAGCTACACTCAGCCAG CATCAGATGACCCAGAGTACATGATCACTGGAACGCATGCTTACCCTTCTGGACCCG GAGTGGCGCTGACCGCAACTACTAAGTTGCACAGAAACCCCAGTGAGGCCGGAGTCCATTCCATGGCGTTGGCGCTGCCGCCTTCACAAGCCAG CCAAGACACCAGCCGAACAGCCGCCAGTGTTTCGGACATCCATCGACATGCGGGCACCACAGAACGTTCTCGCCCGCCTTCGAGCGCCTTG TCGATCATGGAAGGAGGCGGCACCAGGAATAATTCTCTCCTTAGGAGAGCGCCAACCATGCCCAAACCTCAGTGGCATCCGCCCTGGAAACTGTTTCgc GTCATCAGTGGTCACCTCGGCTGGGTGCGCTCCATCGCTGTGGAGCCCGGCAATCAGTGGTTTGTGACCGGCTCTGCCGATAGAACCATAAAG ATTTGGGACCTGGCTAGCGGGAAGCTGAAGCTGTCGCTAACGGGACACATCAGCACGGTGCGCGGCGTAGCTGTCAGCAAACGCAGCCCCTACCTCTTCTCCTGCGGTGAGGACAAGCAGGTCAAGTGCTGGGATTTGGAGTACAACAAG GTCATCAGGCACTACCATGGCCACCTGAGCGCCGTGTATGACCTGGACCTCCACCCCACCATTGACGTGTTGGTAACGTGCAGCAGAGACTCCACGGCGAGG GTGTGGGACATCAGGAGCAAAGCCAACGCACACACGTTGACCGGTCACACCAACACGGTGGCCACGGTCAGGTGTCAGGCAGCCGAGCCTCAAATCATCACGG GCAGCCACGATTCAACCATCAGGTTGTGGGATCTGATTGCCGGGAAAACCAGAGCGACGCTGACCAACCACAAGAAGTCTGTGAGGACCGTGGTGCAGCATCCCAGACA ATACACCTTTGCCTCGGGTTCGGCCGACAACATCAAGCAGTGGATGTTCCCTGACGGAAAATTCATCCAGAACCTCTCGGGACACAACGCCATCATCAACACGCTGGCCGTCAACTCCGACGGCGTGCTCGTCTCCGGAG CCGACAACGGGACCATCCACATGTGGGACTGGAGGACCGGCTACAACTTCCAGCGCATCCACGCCGCCGTGCAGCCCGGGTCCTTGGACAGCGAGTCGGGCATCTTCGCCTGCTTGTTCGACAACTCTGAGAGTCGCCTGATCACGGCCGAGGCGGACAAGACTATCAAAGTGTACAAAGAGGACGACACTGCC ACGGAAGAAAGTCATCCTATCAACTGGAAACCTGACATCCTGAAGAGAAAAAGATTCTAA